The Triticum dicoccoides isolate Atlit2015 ecotype Zavitan chromosome 6A, WEW_v2.0, whole genome shotgun sequence genome has a window encoding:
- the LOC119318870 gene encoding uncharacterized protein LOC119318870: MTVREVLYMYNVAREAYERFISVGGNPEQAQNAVALLVWLDQGTISAIHHVPGLDTGAVAIIAEEANAVLECLRYPVPVLPPIPLISTLCLQGGVYIEPGFFAFHQDLVVRGVAHFLDGTGKLVFNDRLNVLLRRYETGLVGNPPELMAPYSPLPVVVPEDCRSMFITFSKDMHLHREEIFDYFREKWGDCVVRVLMEKTTGGNMPMYGRIIFKTEAVVKLVLNGERLVKISIDHREMWMRKYIPRPTNAVA; this comes from the exons ATGACGGTGCGGGAGGTGCTGTACATGTACAACGTCGCGCGGGAGGCGTACGAGCGGTTCATCTCCGTGGGCGGCAACCCGGAGCAGGCCCAGAACGCGGTGGCGCTGCTGGTGTGGCTTGACCAGGGCACCATCTCCGCCATCCACCACGTCCCCGGCCTTGATACTGGCGCCGTGGCCATCATCGCCGAGGAGGCCAACGCCGTCCTCGAGTGCCTCCGCTACCCGGTGCCCGTGCTCCCGCCCATCCCGCTCATCTCCACGCTCTGCTTGCAAGGCGGCGTCTACATCGAGCCTGGCTTTTTCGCCTTCCACCAGGACTTGGTGGTCCGTGGGGTTGCTCACTTCCTCGATGGCACCGGCAAGTTGGTCTTCAACGACCGCTTGAATGTATTGCTCCGGAGGTATGAGACTGGACTGGTTGGGAACCCGCCGGAGCTCATGGCGCCCTACAGCCCCCTTCCGGTGGTGGTGCCGGAGGACTGCCGCTCCATGTTCATCACCTTCTCCAAGGACATGCATCTCCATCGCGAAGAGATCTTCGACTACTTCAGGGA GAAATGGGGTGACTGTGTGGTGAGGGTGCTCATGGAGAAGACGACAGGCGGCAACATGCCCATGTATGGCCGGATCATCTTCAAGACAGAGGCGGTCGTGAAGCTAGTGCTCAACGGTGAGAGGCTCGTCAAGATCTCCATCGACCACCGTGAGATGTGGATGCGCAAGTACATTCCCAGGCCAACCAACGCCGTCGCCTAG
- the LOC119319144 gene encoding amino acid transporter AVT1C-like, which produces MKSLLGEERSFIIESDDDDEEDPAHRGDGVGHGDDGSSSDSSSCATPRGGGGDSQPNSYTNQWPQSYRQSIDILSNVQSPSLGFLGTPTLSRLSNSFLNSSFLNSSFRGKTPEIVSNLVKPLIRPTTSDEQQQQQQHEDIRKSSQYLLPSRKPSLQQIPEDQKPLVVGHEVSPYQQCSYTQGAMNGINVLCGVGILSTPYAIKQGGWLGLVILVVFALLAWYTGVLLRRCLDSKEGLQTYPDIGHAAFGTTGRIAISIILYVELYACCIEYLILESDNLSKLFPNVHLNIGGLTINSHVFFAILTTLVVMPTTWLRDLTCLSYISAGGVVASILVVICLCWIGVVDHVGFENKGTALNLPGIPIAIGLYGYCYSGHGVFPNIYSSLKNRNQFPSILFTCIGFSTILFTATAVMGYKMFGESTESQFTLNLPENLVVSKIAVWATVANPITKYALTITPLAMSLEELLPRSQQKYSNIIILRSALVVSTLIIALSVPFFALVMALIGSLFAMLVTYILPCACFLAILKAKATWYQTATCSFIIAVGVTCACVGTYSSLSGIVQNYAT; this is translated from the exons ATGAAGAGCCTGCTGGGGGAGGAGCGCAGCTTCATCATCgagagcgacgacgacgacgaggaggatccCGCCCACAGGGGCGACGGCGTTGGCCATGGGGACGACGGGTcgtcgtcggactcgtcgtcctgcGCCAccccgcgcggcggcggcggcgacagccaGCCCAACTCCTACACCAACCAATGGCCGCAGAGCTACAG GCAATCGATCGACATTCTGAGCAACGTGCAGTCGCCGAGCCTGGGGTTCCTGGGGACCCCGACGCTGAGCAGGCTgtccaactccttcctcaacagcTCCTTCCTCAACAGCTCGTTCCGAGGCAAAACCCCTGAGATCGTCTCCAATCTCGTCAAGCCGCTCATACGCCCGACCACAAGCGAcgagcaacagcaacaacagcagcatgAGGATATCCGGAAGAGCTCGCAGTACCTCCTGCCGTCGAGGAAGCCGTCGCTGCAGCAGATCCCCGAGGATCAGAAGCCGCTGGTGGTTGGCCATGAGGTTTCTCCCTACCAGCAGTGCTCTTACACCCAGGGAGCTATGAATG GAATAAATGTTCTGTGTGGTGTCGGAATCCTGTCGACGCCTTATGCCATCAAGCAAGGGGGGTGGCTCGGACTGGTGATACTAGTTGTATTTGCTCTGCTCGCATGGTACACCGGTGTGCTGCTGCGCCGTTGCCTAGACAGCAAGGAGGGCCTTCAGACATACCCGGATATCGGTCATGCCGCCTTTGGCACCACCGGTCGCATAGCCATCTCG ATAATTCTGTATGTGGAACTGTAT GCCTGCTGCATCGAGTACTTGATACTGGAAAGCGACAATTTATCCAAGTTGTTCCCCAATGTACACCTGAACATTGGGGGCTTGACGATAAACTCGCATGTGTTCTTCGCAATCTTGACTACGCTTGTTGTCATGCCGACCACCTGGCTCCGTGACCTCACCTGCCTGAGCTATATTTCAG CTGGAGGTGTGGTTGCATCAATCCTTGTAGTCATCTGCCTATGCTGGATTGGGGTTGTCGATCATGTCGGCTTCGAGAACAAAGGGACTGCGTTAAACCTCCCGGGAATTCCTATCGCGATTGGACTGTATGGTTACTGCTACTCAGGGCATGGGGTGTTCCCAAACATATACTCTTCTCTGAAGAACCGCAACCAGTTTCCTTCCATTCTTTTCACCTG CATTGGGTTTTCTACCATTTTGTTTACTGCCACTGCGGTGATGGGATACAAAATGTTCGGCGAATCCACCGAGTCTCAGTTCACCCTCAACTTACCGGAGAATCTGGTGGTTTCCAAGATTGCCGTCTGGGCTACG GTGGCAAATCCGATAACCAA ATATGCATTGACCATAACCCCACTGGCCATGAGTCTGGAAGAGTTGCTGCCGCGAAGCCAGCAGAAGTACTCCAACATAATCATTCTTAGATCAGCCCTGGTGGTGTCAACCCTCATCATTGCTCTGTCAGTTCCCTTCTTTG CGCTTGTGATGGCTCTGATTGGCTCTTTATTCGCGATGCTTGTG ACCTACATTCTACCTTGTGCCTGCTTTCTGGCCATCCTTAAGGCAAAAGCAACTTGGTATCAG ACTGCGACATGCTCATTCATCATCGCCGTAGGGGTTACTTGCGCCTGCGTGGGGACATACTCATCCCTCTCCGGGATTGTCCAGAACTACGCCACCTGA